One window of the Granulicella arctica genome contains the following:
- a CDS encoding 4Fe-4S dicluster domain-containing protein, with product MSTAPFAAPQPVAAQPAAAQGNSLPNPRRPKPGTYTPRPETIALLKVSGNAINGVGETAARQASPFFWHSPDQHPFGPLQDVARANSRKCPGSGPAFIAAYTHPELVPVAEARNPAPPAQLSAEATTFALAHEAGAIGIAPMDPLYVFGGYTIDDPWVIILALAPNYERLKQLPSDETNGIGVTEIGEQYARGTRASFALANWIRAQGYNATAYPGPSASALLLIPPAIASGLGELGKHGSLINHQFGAGLRLAGVTTDMPLVATAPVRFGADDFCTTCQICTKACPPGAITESKQLVRGVERWYVNFDKCIPYFAEASSCGICIADCPWTRPDVRPKLLATMAKRLGLGPSEHQGVDD from the coding sequence ATGTCGACCGCTCCGTTCGCCGCTCCCCAACCCGTCGCCGCCCAACCTGCCGCCGCCCAGGGCAATTCGCTGCCGAATCCCAGGCGCCCTAAACCCGGCACCTACACCCCCCGGCCCGAGACCATCGCCCTGCTCAAGGTCTCAGGCAACGCCATCAATGGCGTGGGCGAAACCGCTGCACGCCAGGCCTCGCCGTTCTTCTGGCACTCCCCCGACCAGCACCCCTTCGGCCCCCTGCAGGACGTCGCCCGCGCCAACTCCCGCAAATGTCCCGGCTCCGGCCCCGCCTTCATCGCGGCCTACACCCATCCCGAACTCGTCCCCGTCGCCGAAGCGCGCAACCCGGCCCCGCCCGCTCAACTATCCGCCGAAGCCACCACCTTCGCTCTCGCCCACGAAGCCGGGGCCATCGGCATCGCGCCCATGGACCCCCTCTACGTCTTCGGTGGCTACACCATCGACGATCCCTGGGTCATCATCCTCGCCCTCGCGCCCAACTACGAACGCCTCAAGCAGCTTCCCTCCGACGAGACCAACGGCATCGGCGTCACCGAGATCGGCGAGCAGTATGCCCGCGGCACCCGCGCCTCCTTCGCCCTCGCCAACTGGATCCGCGCCCAGGGCTACAACGCCACCGCTTATCCCGGCCCTTCCGCCAGCGCGCTCCTCCTCATTCCGCCCGCCATCGCCTCCGGTCTCGGCGAACTTGGCAAGCATGGCTCCTTGATCAACCACCAGTTCGGCGCCGGCCTCCGTCTTGCTGGCGTCACAACCGACATGCCTCTCGTCGCGACCGCGCCAGTTCGCTTCGGCGCAGACGACTTCTGCACCACCTGCCAGATCTGCACAAAAGCCTGCCCTCCCGGGGCCATCACCGAGAGCAAACAATTGGTACGCGGCGTCGAACGCTGGTACGTCAACTTTGACAAATGCATCCCCTACTTCGCCGAAGCATCTTCCTGCGGCATCTGCATCGCGGACTGCCCCTGGACCAGACCCGACGTACGCCCCAAGCTGCTCGCTACCATGGCCAAGCGGCTCGGACTTGGACCTTCCGAACACCAAGGGGTTGACGACTAA